A stretch of Coccidioides posadasii str. Silveira chromosome 2, complete sequence DNA encodes these proteins:
- a CDS encoding uncharacterized protein (EggNog:ENOG410PFSK~COG:S~BUSCO:656at33183), producing MSSRISSRVGAHPAAEFSISRLSRIPTASNTGTAAPRTQIPKAVPLNSKSGRGVSASESAESGLNAQSVDPKMPTGPPHTLVLDVPPLPRTAYSSSNNKVTVQSQLASPALTSSVSQKPTLSRKPPSIERYVERSKSRLPSLKRLPGIEKGNTEGFSKSSTKTHIQQAQTQPPVTPVETRIDTNPPVIPEFSGLSTSIGPLHLPPPTSNFTSSPSTRCSDSPGPWSSRTSTPTSLSSYSPGLTHPSKIGSRLRQPSPSLFRVHPTPYHVSGASYPGATKDAPSFPKSPQRAQTEPAQITGSKLPTKHHLQPANKVKTEALRCPSPSPTPASKGPVPKPYSKVDVATYRQENMNAEARNKYLQKVSKVEDVRIPPSKPPARPTRTGTEGLGLQSSPVIHSNLSSSKLAGHKRQDSAEGGFRFKAVGNAVSRDMSTDSLQPKTSSRIPHLSPSPNTFDRTDSRSPTPRHSSRSVSRKRSVLVKEPKEKDVKAEATDSGGRRFGFFSKKSRASPETSRLEQADRQARRGPAAGTGHEGYGRYAQRGRRTSIGSNASRAGSTSTNGSLGIASRTHADIDDFLLDRLEPVIITGGGMDCANLTRTRSEQSIGVLSVASTASSSTPRQSTKFYGQFPESLLSSTGRLVHSPEPMSAISTTSLSTAQGDYNSKSTTEKRLSFRKRSFFSKGNTNEPLSIPPEVSRLAPPIDVPNAHRSSMSQPDVSSLAKEDEGKDIKVLKKLQKPGKWNFFQRSHQLRRKDHFTETDLASITKIPVSVSNIPASRTVPHYALLDSDSVESDALENILNHIEESPQSEEEFHNISAKMDLKRQQSVLLPAPPVGLTEYTSDRRPSSPRVFFDKDVSTVMPETMPKSSGSTRLKSVGRIPAVVPRGNRQHKPPPQSFSRPFSRADMPSIAARSDVKPSTPHHNMSFSSMPAPVPQPAVCETLDTSKFSSLPGIGYSQGLPTTYPEFLVLSPRKNSEISETSTESLKSLKAITAIMPIPGSKLTEDEVWDEYDDFIDKVLISPPQEVKGIYSPRNSFRMATRASKALQAGLNAATMNSRLSYQSDCSSASTQTSVHLSRSMILSGLHSSSIAPSTPVSLGELYSDYAESDKSVIDSAILDVPPLGASKCVQASGGDKAQTKELDRRKNAALLDLTERERLGALAQANLRSGSLMTSRWLSFGRVLFSPAQNHVRTEDQSRILVIDGLGNDDWSFYCSLTYPKATVYNLSVLPCGPTSSNPAAWDPPANHRSVHHANFENPFPFPKGFFTVAILRFPGACSEVGLKNAIFECKRVLRTGGYLEMSILDLDMVNMGSRTRKAVRNLKERMFSADSSVSLKLASDNIQRLLGKRGFQNLNRCTVVVPVAGTIMKSSDTSNSSRSTAPNSMDTPNDSLPPRSASTISESQSRIRPPSDDVNVSLGDLLSDPSPSAANDEDIAKMVAKVGRWWYTRCYETSVLPEGNLDGSIWADHRLLRECQRRGTGFKLLIAYAQKPSEVTRRTVSV from the coding sequence ATGTCCTCCCGCATCTCCAGTCGAGTGGGCGCACACCCTGCGGCGGAGTTTTCAATCTCGCGGCTTTCGAGAATACCAACCGCATCTAATACTGGCACCGCAGCCCCGAGAACGCAGATTCCCAAAGCCGTGCCTTTAAACTCCAAGAGCGGGAGGGGTGTTAGTGCATCAGAAAGCGCAGAGTCCGGGCTTAATGCGCAATCTGTTGACCCGAAAATGCCTACCGGCCCGCCTCATACTTTAGTCCTAGATGTTCCGCCGCTACCGCGCACAGCATATTCATCATCAAATAACAAGGTGACGGTGCAATCTCAATTGGCTTCTCCGGCTTTGACTTCGTCGGTATCTCAGAAACCAACCCTATCAAGAAAGCCTCCGTCGATTGAACGGTATGTCGAGCGGAGTAAGTCACGATTGCCTTCTCTGAAACGTTTACCGGGTATCGAAAAAGGAAATACAGAGGGATTTTCGAAATCATCGACCAAGACACACATACAACAAGCACAAACGCAACCCCCGGTAACACCTGTTGAAACCCGAATCGATACCAATCCTCCTGTTATTCCTGAGTTTTCCGGTCTTTCAACGAGTATAGGGCCTTTACACCTTCCCCCTCCAACTTCCAACTTCACTAGCAGCCCTTCAACCAGATGTTCAGACTCACCGGGGCCTTGGAGTAGCAGGACATCCACCCCCACGTCATTATCCTCCTACTCACCTGGACTCACCCACCCCTCCAAGATTGGATCTCGTCTAAGACAACCCAGTCCATCGCTATTCCGTGTCCATCCCACTCCTTACCATGTGTCTGGCGCATCTTATCCGGGCGCGACGAAAGATGCCCCCTCTTTTCCAAAATCTCCTCAACGAGCCCAAACGGAACCAGCTCAAATAACAGGGTCGAAACTCCCAACAAAACACCATCTTCAACCGGCAAATAAGGTGAAAACTGAAGCACTGCGTTGCCCTTCGCCATCTCCGACGCCCGCCTCTAAGGGACCGGTACCGAAACCATATAGTAAGGTGGATGTTGCAACCTATAGACAAGAGAATATGAACGCTGAAGCGCGGAataaatatcttcagaaggTTAGCAAAGTCGAGGATGTTCGTATACCTCCATCCAAACCTCCAGCGAGACCTACACGCACAGGTACCGAGGGCCTAGGACTCCAATCCTCTCCGGTTATTCACAGCAACCTTTCCTCATCGAAGCTGGCTGGACACAAGCGCCAAGATTCTGCGGAGGGCGGTTTTCGATTTAAAGCAGTAGGAAACGCAGTGTCTCGAGATATGTCAACCGACTCCTTGCAACCAAAAACCTCGTCTCGGATCCCCCACCTTTCTCCTTCACCTAATACATTTGATAGGACTGATTCTCGTTCCCCTACTCCTAGGCATTCGAGCCGCTCGGTCTCAAGGAAAAGGTCAGTCCTTGTCAAAGAGCCCAAGGAAAAGGACGTCAAAGCGGAGGCCACTGATAGTGGAGGGAGACgttttggtttcttttcaaaGAAGTCGAGGGCGTCCCCTGAGACATCTCGGTTAGAACAGGCGGACAGGCAAGCCCGCAGGGGACCTGCCGCTGGTACTGGACACGAAGGGTATGGGAGATATGCTCAGCGTGGACGAAGGACCAGCATAGGAAGCAATGCGAGCCGCGCCGGTTCTACAAGCACCAATGGCTCCTTGGGTATCGCCAGTCGAACACATGCTGATATTGACGACTTCCTGTTGGATCGCTTGGAACCGGTAATAATCACAGGTGGTGGAATGGATTGTGCGAACTTGACTCGAACCCGCAGTGAACAGAGCATTGGTGTATTAAGTGTCGCGTCAACTGCAAGTTCAAGCACACCTCGACAATCTACGAAGTTTTATGGTCAGTTTCCAGAGTCTCTCCTTTCCTCGACCGGACGCTTGGTCCATTCCCCGGAGCCCATGAGTGCTATATCGACCACATCTCTTTCTACGGCGCAAGGTGACTATAATTCGAAGTCGACCACCGAAAAACGCCTCTCATTTCGCAAACGTAGCTTTTTCAGTAAGGGTAATACTAATGAGCCTCTATCCATTCCTCCGGAAGTTTCGAGGTTAGCACCACCCATTGACGTTCCCAACGCTCATCGCTCGTCGATGTCACAACCTGATGTATCTTCTTTGGCAAAAGAAGACGAAGGGAAGGACATCAAGGTGCTGAAGAAACTGCAAAAGCCTGGAAAGTGGAATTTTTTCCAGAGAAGCCATCAGCTACGCCGAAAGGACCATTTTACTGAAACCGATCTTGCATCTATTACAAAAATTCCAGTGTCGGTGTCCAATATTCCCGCTTCACGGACAGTGCCTCATTATGCCCTTCTGGATAGTGACTCCGTCGAATCAGATGCTCttgagaatattcttaacCATATAGAAGAATCTCCGCAATCAGAGGAGGAATTTCATAATATTTCAGCTAAAATGGATCTCAAAAGGCAACAATCGGTCTTACTTCCTGCACCGCCTGTCGGCCTGACCGAATATACATCTGATAGACGTCCATCATCGCCCAGGGTATTTTTTGACAAGGATGTATCCACTGTTATGCCAGAAACAATGCCCAAATCGAGTGGGTCAACACGCCTCAAATCGGTGGGCAGAATACCTGCAGTGGTACCTAGAGGAAACAGGCAACATAAGCCTCCGCCGCAGTCGTTTTCTCGTCCGTTTAGTCGAGCCGATATGCCGTCGATCGCAGCAAGGTCAGATGTCAAGCCTAGTACGCCTCATCACAATATGTCATTCTCTTCTATGCCAGCCCCAGTTCCACAGCCAGCAGTGTGTGAAACACTAGACACTTCCAagttctcttctcttcccgGCATCGGATATTCACAGGGCTTACCTACCACCTACCCTGAATTTTTGGTTCTCTCCCCGAGAAAAAATTCTGAAATTTCCGAAACTAGTACTGAAAGCCTCAAAAGCCTCAAGGCCATAACCGCCATCATGCCTATCCCGGGATCTAAGTTAACAGAAGATGAAGTCTGGGACGAATATGACGATTTCATCGATAAAGTTCTGATTTCTCCTCCGCAAGAGGTGAAAGGCATTTATTCCCCTCGAAATTCTTTCAGGATGGCCACACGAGCGAGTAAAGCACTTCAGGCAGGCTTGAACGCGGCCACAATGAATTCGAGGTTGTCATATCAGTCAGACTGTTCTTCAGCAAGCACACAAACCTCTGTGCACCTAAGCCGCTCCATGATACTCTCGGGATTGCACTCGTCCTCCATTGCTCCGTCCACCCCTGTTTCTCTCGGCGAATTGTATTCTGACTATGCTGAAAGCGATAAGAGCGTCATTGATTCGGCAATACTGGATGTTCCACCTCTCGGAGCTTCCAAATGTGTTCAAGCCTCGGGGGGCGATAAAGCGCAAACAAAAGAGCTTGATCGTCGGAAGAACGCTGCTCTCCTAGATCTCACGGAGCGTGAACGACTTGGTGCTCTTGCACAAGCAAACTTGCGTTCGGGATCCTTGATGACTAGTCGCTGGTTATCATTTGGTCGGGTGCTTTTCAGTCCTGCACAGAATCACGTCCGGACTGAGGACCAGTCTCGCATCCTTGTCATTGATGGCCTTGGTAACGATGATTGGTCTTTTTACTGTTCCTTAACTTACCCAAAAGCCACGGTTTACAATCTTAGTGTTCTGCCTTGTGGtccaaccagcagcaatccCGCTGCTTGGGATCCTCCGGCCAACCATCGCTCTGTTCACCACGCCAATTTTGAAAATCCGTTCCCTTTTCCTAAAGGATTTTTCACTGTTGCAATATTGCGCTTTCCGGGGGCGTGCTCGGAAGTTGGGTTGAAAAATGCAATTTTTGAGTGCAAGCGCGTTCTTCGCACTGGTGGTTACTTAGAGATGAGCATCCTAGACCTGGACATGGTCAATATGGGAAGTCGAACTCGAAAGGCAGTCCGAAATCTTAAGGAGCGTATGTTTTCCGCCGATTCTAGCGTCAGTCTCAAGCTAGCTAGTGACAATATTCAGCGGCTGCTTGGAAAACGAGGATTTCAGAACCTCAACCGTTGCACAGTTGTGGTTCCTGTTGCAGGTACAATAATGAAATCCTCGGATACATCGAATTCTAGCCGCTCAACAGCTCCTAACAGCATGGATACCCCTAACGACTCGCTTCCGCCTCGTTCAGCGTCTACAATATCGGAAAGTCAAAGCCGTATAAGACCTCCTTCAGACGATGTCAATGTCTCTCTTGGCGATCTTCTATCAGATCCATCGCCATCGGCTGCAAATGATGAAGATATCGCCAAGATGGTTGCCAAAGTTGGACGCTGGTGGTACACTCGCTGTTATGAGACGTCTGTACTGCCAGAGGGAAATCTCGATGGCAGCATTTGGGCAGATCATCGGCTTTTGCGTGAGTGTCAAAGACGTGGCACTGGATTCAAGTTATTGATT